GCTATTGGACAGTAGAGGCTATTAAAGCTGATTTAAAGGCTAGTCGTCACACATTTCATGTCGCAATAGAAAATTGGCAGCACGATTTAAATATCGGTACGATTGTTCGTGGTGCGAATGCTTTTAATGCTGGTGCAGTGCATATTATTGGCAAACGTCATTGGAACAGGCGTGGTGCGATGGTGACGGATAGGTATATCGAGATTATCCAGCATCCAACTGTTGACGATTTCATAAAGAATATCGGTACACGTCAGATTGTAGCCGTTGATAACCTTCCTGGTGCAATACCCCTATCACAAACAACTTTGCCAAAAGAGTGTGTATTAGTTTT
This Candidatus Chromulinivoraceae bacterium DNA region includes the following protein-coding sequences:
- a CDS encoding TrmH family RNA methyltransferase, with amino-acid sequence MNEANIGVGPYPQPWPDDPRLDPELLINGDKRNVEDKYRYWTVEAIKADLKASRHTFHVAIENWQHDLNIGTIVRGANAFNAGAVHIIGKRHWNRRGAMVTDRYIEIIQHPTVDDFIKNIGTRQIVAVDNLPGAIPLSQTTLPKECVLVFGGEGPGLSEEMQKVANIMVMIEQFGSTRSVNVGVAAGIVMYEWLREYAL